GCCAGCGGATGCCCGCTGCGGCCCGTGACATACCCGGCCAGGGCACTCACGCCGGGCAGGGTGCCGGTCTTGGCGCGCACGTCCAGCTCCGCGCCCACCAGCCGCCGCGCCAGCGTGCCGCCGCGTCCGTCGTGCTCAGGCACGTTTTCGCCGGTGCCAGCCTGGGGCAGCGCCTCAATAAAGGCGTTGCCGCGCGTGCGGTACAGGGAAGCGGGCAGGCCCGCGCGCCCCGGCAGGGGATGGGGCAGATCGTACTGGGCGCGCAGCACCGCCACCAGGGCCCGCGCCGAGAGGCGGTTGTCGCGGCTCAGGCCGCTGCCGTCGGCCAGGCGCAGCCCCCGCAGGTCCACGCCCAGGCGGCGCAGCCACGCCCGCTCGCGGGCCAGGGCGCCCCCCAGGGCGCCGTTGCCCCCGGGGCGGTGGGCCAGGGTGGACAGCAGTTCCTCGGCGCGCAGGTTGTCGCTGGGGCGCAGCATGGCGGCCAGCACCCGGGCGGGCGAGGCGCTGCGCACACTGGCCACGCCCTGCTCGGGGCGGCGAGTGACGGGAATGAACGGATCGGGCGGCAGCGGGCGGCCCTGTTCGTCGGTGCGGGCGGGGGGCACGTAGGGCCGGTAGGGCGCCGCGCGGCCAATCTCTGCTGAGGCCACCGTGATCCCCGCGCGGCGCAGTTCCTCTACCAGGGCGGCGCCCAGCCGGGCCCGCGCCTCGCTGACACTGGCTGGGGGTCGGCGGCGCCACTCCCAGAGGCGCAGCGCGGTCATGGGCACCCCCAGCGGCAACCCGGCCCAGCTCTGGGGGTCCAGGGGGCGCTCGTCCAGCTGCACCCGGCCCACCCGCCGCACCCCATGCACCCGCGCCTGCCGGGCCAGCGCCCGCAGGCTGTAGCGGCCACTCACTGCCAGCGTGGGGTCCCCACTGCCGCGCAGGGTCAGGTGCGACACCTGCGCCCGGCCCACCTGCCCTGCCGGCACCGTCAGCTCGGTGGTCCAGGCGCCCAGAGCCCCGCCCCGGTCGTCCAGTACGCTGCCCGCCGTGATCAGCTTGACCGTGCTCGCGGGAATGAACGGGGTATCGGGGGCCTGGGCTTCCAGGACCGCCCGCGTGCGCAGGTCCACCACCAGCACCCCCGCCCGCACGCCCGGCGGCAGCCCCAGGAGCACCCCGCGCACGGGCGCACTCAGCCCCGGTTCGCGCGTCAGCCGCACGGCGTCGCCCGCTTCCGGCGCCTGGGCCCCCGCGCTCAGCAGACACAGAACCAGCAGGGCGAGGCGGCGCATGGGGGACAGGATAGTGGAGCGGGAGGCAGGAGGCGGTCAGGAGAGAGAGCGGGCCGCTGACCCTGTCAAGCCCGGCCTTTCCCGCGCACTGCCCCCTGCCGACCGCCTCCTCCCTCCTCTACATCACCGTGTCACTTTCCCGCAGCAGCAGGGGCGCGGCAAAGGCCGCCGGGCGCCAGTGGGACTGGGCGTGAATGGCCTGGGGGGGGCACGAATGCAGGCAGGCCATGCAGCCGGTGCAGGCGCCCAGGTTCAGCAGCAGCTGCACGCCTCCGTCGGGCTGCAGGTCGCGGGTGATGGCGCCTGTGGGGCACACGTTGGCGCACACGGGGCAGTCAATGCAGGTGTCGTCTACCAGCGGGGCCGGCCAAGTAATAGCGGCGTCTGGTGGGGGAGCAGGCTTGAGGCTGCGCGCGCGCCACACCCACTCCTGCGGCGTGCGGTCCTCGGGGACGCTCCAGTCCACGAAGGGCAGCGGCTGCTCGGGAAGGCTCTGGGCCACATGCTGCTTGCCGGCACGGAACAGGGCCCCAAAGGCTCCCCGGCGCGAAACGGTCAGGGCCCGGGCCGTGTCTTCAGGGGCCGCGCGGCGAATGGTCACCCGGGCGGGCTGCCCGGTGGGCGCACGCAGGCGCTGGGCTTCTTCCAGCACGCGTTCCAGGCGGGCCGGCACATCGGGGGCGCCCACCGGGCACGCCGCGCAGTCGCCGTGCAGCAGGGTCAGCGGCGCGCCCCAGGCCCCAGCCACCGAAAGCAGCGCCGGGGTCACGCGCCCCAGGCAGGGCAGCGAGGGCCCGCCCGCTCCACTCTGGGCGCAGGTGAGGCTGGCGTCCGGTCCAGAGCGGCTCTCCGGGGCCTGCTGGTCTTTGACGCTGTGCAGGGCGGGTTCCAGGTTGTACTCCAGGGCGCCGCTGGGACACACCTGTACGCACAGGCCGCAGCCGGTGCACCTGGCCGGGTCAATCTGCACGCTCTGGCCCAGCGGCCCCAGGGTGATGGCGCCGTGCGGGCAGGTGGCGTGACAGGCGTCGCAGCCCCCCACCGCCTGCCGGTCCAGCAGGCAGCGCGGCGCGGTGAACCGGGGCAGGGGGTTGGTGGCCTCGTCAAGGCGGGCCAGGACTCCGTCAAGCATGCGGCCCAGTCTATGCGAGCCCCCGGAGGACCAACCGTGGCCGCGTGCGGGGCGGCCTGCCTTAACGCCGGGTGGGCACCCGCAGGGTGATGTACAGCACGCCCAGGCCCCCCAGCAGCACCCAGACCACCTGCCCGGCCAGCACCGGAATCCGCTCCACGCTGAAGGCCACCGCCAGCGCAATACAGGCGCAGGCGATCCATTTGGCCCGCAGCGGCATGCCCCGGCCCGCGCGGTAGTCCTGCACCAGGGGCCCCACCAACGGGCGCGAGAGCAGCCACGCCTCCCAGCGCGGGTCCCCGCGCGAGAAACACGCGGCGGCCAGCACAAACCACACGGTGCCCGGTAGCCCCGGCAGCAGCAGCCCCAGCACGCCCAGGCCCGTTAGAACAAAGCCCAGCGCCACCCACAGGGGCCGGCGGCGAGGCGGCGCAGGGGGCAGGGCGGCCATATGGGCCCCAGCCTAGCCCAGCGGGCGCCCGCTTCAGGCAGGCAGCACCACAATGCCGTCTTCATCGGCGTGCAGGTGATCACCGGGGCGGATGGTCACGCCGGCGAAGGTCACGGGCACGCCATGCTCGCCCTGCACCGCCTTGCCACTGCGCCGGGGGTGGGCGGCCAGGGCGCGCACGCCCAGCGGCAGGCAGCGCAGTTCGGCGGTGTCGCGCACGCAGCCATGCACGATCACCCCGGCCCAGCCGTTCTTCACGGCCAGGGCGCCCAGCAACCCACCCAGCAGCGCGCAGTTCAGGCTGCCGCCACCGTCCACCACCAGCACGCGGCCCTCGCCGGGCGTATCCAGGGCCGCGCGCACCAGCGGGTTGTGCTCGTGGACCCGCAGCGTCACCGCCACGCCGGTAAAGCGGGCGCGGCCCCCGAAGTCCGCCAGCAGCGGCAGCAGCACCTGCGCCTGCGGGTACAGGTCGCTCAGGTCGGTGGTGGGCAAATCCTGCGTGGGCAGGTCCTGGGTGGGCAGCTCTGGGCCGGGGTGCAGGTCGGTCATGCGCCAGTGAAGCAGGCCGGGGCCACCGGGCGGCGTACTCCGCCGGGAACAACAGGGTTGAGCCCGTGCGGCGCTCCCCGACATGACGGCGGTGGCTTGACACAGCCCGTTTCCGGAGTACGATGGTTTTGTAACCGCTTACATTCTGTCTGGGCCGCTGGGTCCATCTTTCCATTGGCCTGCCCACACGGCTGTCCCCCGTCTGCTTTCGCGCTCCTGTTGTAACCGGTTACAATCTGCCCTCCTTCCTGACCTCTCGTCCGGTCGCGGCCGGTGCCCGCCAGAATCGGAGCCATGATCCACACGACCCGCGCCACCATTGACGACATTGCCCGCGCCGCCGGCGTCAGCAAGGGCACGGTCAGCCGCGTACTCAACGGCCACAGCACGGTGGCGGCGCGCACCCGGCAACGGGTGCAGGAGGTCATGACCCAGCTGAGTTACGCGCCGGACCCGGCGGCCCGGCACCTGAGCTGGCGCACCGGGCAGACCCTGGGCCTGTCGCTGGACCGCGACGACCCCCTGCTGCACCCCTACCACGTGCTGTTCCGCCGGGCCCTGGAAAGCCAGACCGCGCCGCAGGGCGTGCAACTGGTGGACCTGCGCGCCGATCTCAAGGGCATGACCCGGCTGCCCAGCGCCGTGCTGGTCATGCACGCGGTGGACGGCGATCCCCGCCTGAGCTATCTGGCCGCCCAGGGCGTGCCCGCCGTGCTGATCGGGCACCAGCCCGGCGCCTTCTGGGTGGCGCCCGACGACGTGGGGGGCGCCCGGCTGGCCACGCGCCAGCTGACCGGGGCGGGGCACCGCCAGCTGGCGTACCTGGGCGCCGGCCCCAGTCAGGTGGCCCAGGACCGCGAGTACGGCTGCCGTGACGCGGCGCGCGCCGCCGGGGCCAGCCTGCACACCATTCCCAGCGATTTCACCGTGCTGGGCGGCTACCGGGCCGTGCGCCGCGCCTGGGAGGGGGGGCTGCGCTTCACCGGCCTGTTTGCCCAGAGCGACGAGAGCGCCGCTGGCGCTGTGGCCGCGCTGGACGATCTGGGCGTGGGCGTGCCCCATGAAGTCAGCGTGGTGGGCTTTGACGGCCTGCCCGAACTGCCCATTCCCCTCAAGCTCACCACCGTGGCGCAGGACATTCCCCGTATTGCCGCCACCGCCCTGACCCTGGTGCAGGAAGCCATCAGCGGCCTGCCCGCGCGGGGCGAATTCATTCCCGTGCAACTGACGCCCGGCGCCACTGTTGCGCCACCCCCCGGAGGGACGCCATGAAAAAGACCCTGATTCTCAGCCTCGCCGTGCTTGTCGCTGCTGCCGCGCAGACCGCGCAGGCGCAGACCACCATCAAGATCAACGGGTACGGCGGCACCGACCCGGCCGTGGTGGGTGACCTGATCAACCGCTTTGTGAAGCCCGCGCTGGCCAAGGACCGGATCACCGTGACCTACGAGCCGCTGCAGGGTGACTACAACAAGTCCCTGACCACGCTGCTGGCCGCTGGCAACGCGGGCGACGTGTTTTACCTGCCTGCCGAGACGCTGGACGGCTTCGTCGCCACCGGCAAGGTGCTGCCGCTGAACGGTCTGGTGAACACCAGCCCCTTTATCAAGAGCCTGAACACCGCCTTTACCCGCAATGGGCGCCTGTACGGCGTGGCCAAGGACTTCAACACCCTGACCCTGGTGTACAACCGCGACCTGTTCGACGAGGCGGGCGTGGCCTACCCCAACAACAACGACACCTGGGCCACGCTGCAGACCAAGCTGACCACCCTGAAGCAGAAACTGGGCCCCGACTACGCGGGCATCTGCCTGCAGCCCAACTGGGACCGCTTCGGCGCCTTTGCGTTTGCCACCGGCTGGAACCAGTTTGATTCCAGGGGCAAGACCAACCTGGCCGACCCCCGCTTTGCCGAGGCGTTCAACTTCTACACCGGCCTGGCCCGCAACAAGGTGGGCGTGCAGCCCAGCGAGGTCAGCGAGGGCTGGACCGGCGGCTGCCTGAAGACCGGCAAGGTGGCGGTGGGCATTGAGGGCAGCTGGGTCGTGAACTTCCTGCGCGACAACGCCCCCAACCTGAAATTCGGCACCGCGCTGATGCCCAAGAACACCAAGACGGGCAAACGCGGCAACTTCCTGTACACCGTGGGCTGGGCCATCAACGCCGGCACCAAGAACCGCGCCGCCGCGCTGAAGGTGCTGAATATCCTCACCAGCCCGCAGGTGCAGCAGTACGTGCTGGAACAGGGCCTGGCCATTCCCAGCCGCACCGCCCTGACCAACAACGCCTACTTCAAGAAGACCGACCCCGGCGCCGTGAACAGCCGCCTGGTCTTCGACGGCGCCGACGACGGCAACGTGCGCGCCTTTACCTTCGGGCCCCAGGGCGCCGACTGGAGCAAGCCGATCAACGAGGCGCTGGCCGCCGTGCTGAGCGGCCAGAAGAGCGCCGCCGACGCGCTGAGAAAGGCACAGGCCGACATGAACGCCTTCCAGAACCGCTAAGCGGCTGGGCGCCTGTCCGGGGTGGGGGCGGTCCACGGGGGCTGTCCCCACCCCACCTTCTCTGTGTTCCCGGCCCTGTGTTCCTGGCCCTGTGCTCTCTTGCCTGTGTTCTGCCCGGAGGCGTCTATGCCCAGCCAGCAGCCTCATACGGAGTCCGTTCATCTCCGGAACATCCGGGAAGAAGGGGAATGGTCCCCGCCTTCGGCGCTGTTCCAGTGCCCTTCCCGGACAGCCGCCGCTGTTCCCTTGGCCGGCGGCCGGACGCTGCCCCACCTGCGCCGCCTGTGCGCCGCGCGGGGGTCCACATGAGCCAGCAGCGCTCGCAGACCTCCACGGCCTACC
This genomic window from Deinococcus arcticus contains:
- a CDS encoding D-alanyl-D-alanine carboxypeptidase/D-alanyl-D-alanine-endopeptidase; translation: MRRLALLVLCLLSAGAQAPEAGDAVRLTREPGLSAPVRGVLLGLPPGVRAGVLVVDLRTRAVLEAQAPDTPFIPASTVKLITAGSVLDDRGGALGAWTTELTVPAGQVGRAQVSHLTLRGSGDPTLAVSGRYSLRALARQARVHGVRRVGRVQLDERPLDPQSWAGLPLGVPMTALRLWEWRRRPPASVSEARARLGAALVEELRRAGITVASAEIGRAAPYRPYVPPARTDEQGRPLPPDPFIPVTRRPEQGVASVRSASPARVLAAMLRPSDNLRAEELLSTLAHRPGGNGALGGALARERAWLRRLGVDLRGLRLADGSGLSRDNRLSARALVAVLRAQYDLPHPLPGRAGLPASLYRTRGNAFIEALPQAGTGENVPEHDGRGGTLARRLVGAELDVRAKTGTLPGVSALAGYVTGRSGHPLAFAILMNGPDSTPILTLRALQDDLVRELAAAH
- a CDS encoding ATP-binding protein, producing the protein MLDGVLARLDEATNPLPRFTAPRCLLDRQAVGGCDACHATCPHGAITLGPLGQSVQIDPARCTGCGLCVQVCPSGALEYNLEPALHSVKDQQAPESRSGPDASLTCAQSGAGGPSLPCLGRVTPALLSVAGAWGAPLTLLHGDCAACPVGAPDVPARLERVLEEAQRLRAPTGQPARVTIRRAAPEDTARALTVSRRGAFGALFRAGKQHVAQSLPEQPLPFVDWSVPEDRTPQEWVWRARSLKPAPPPDAAITWPAPLVDDTCIDCPVCANVCPTGAITRDLQPDGGVQLLLNLGACTGCMACLHSCPPQAIHAQSHWRPAAFAAPLLLRESDTVM
- a CDS encoding YbaN family protein, with product MAALPPAPPRRRPLWVALGFVLTGLGVLGLLLPGLPGTVWFVLAAACFSRGDPRWEAWLLSRPLVGPLVQDYRAGRGMPLRAKWIACACIALAVAFSVERIPVLAGQVVWVLLGGLGVLYITLRVPTRR
- the rraA gene encoding ribonuclease E activity regulator RraA is translated as MTDLHPGPELPTQDLPTQDLPTTDLSDLYPQAQVLLPLLADFGGRARFTGVAVTLRVHEHNPLVRAALDTPGEGRVLVVDGGGSLNCALLGGLLGALAVKNGWAGVIVHGCVRDTAELRCLPLGVRALAAHPRRSGKAVQGEHGVPVTFAGVTIRPGDHLHADEDGIVVLPA
- a CDS encoding LacI family DNA-binding transcriptional regulator: MIHTTRATIDDIARAAGVSKGTVSRVLNGHSTVAARTRQRVQEVMTQLSYAPDPAARHLSWRTGQTLGLSLDRDDPLLHPYHVLFRRALESQTAPQGVQLVDLRADLKGMTRLPSAVLVMHAVDGDPRLSYLAAQGVPAVLIGHQPGAFWVAPDDVGGARLATRQLTGAGHRQLAYLGAGPSQVAQDREYGCRDAARAAGASLHTIPSDFTVLGGYRAVRRAWEGGLRFTGLFAQSDESAAGAVAALDDLGVGVPHEVSVVGFDGLPELPIPLKLTTVAQDIPRIAATALTLVQEAISGLPARGEFIPVQLTPGATVAPPPGGTP
- a CDS encoding ABC transporter substrate-binding protein; the protein is MKKTLILSLAVLVAAAAQTAQAQTTIKINGYGGTDPAVVGDLINRFVKPALAKDRITVTYEPLQGDYNKSLTTLLAAGNAGDVFYLPAETLDGFVATGKVLPLNGLVNTSPFIKSLNTAFTRNGRLYGVAKDFNTLTLVYNRDLFDEAGVAYPNNNDTWATLQTKLTTLKQKLGPDYAGICLQPNWDRFGAFAFATGWNQFDSRGKTNLADPRFAEAFNFYTGLARNKVGVQPSEVSEGWTGGCLKTGKVAVGIEGSWVVNFLRDNAPNLKFGTALMPKNTKTGKRGNFLYTVGWAINAGTKNRAAALKVLNILTSPQVQQYVLEQGLAIPSRTALTNNAYFKKTDPGAVNSRLVFDGADDGNVRAFTFGPQGADWSKPINEALAAVLSGQKSAADALRKAQADMNAFQNR